Below is a genomic region from Rhodohalobacter sp. 614A.
CATACATCTGGTAGGGTTGAGTTCCGGCTTCAATCGTCTGATCAAACCGGTTGTGAAATGCAGAAACTCCCAAAAATCCAATGGGAACCTGTGCCCGGATTCTTCCGCCGAAAGTCTCCTGGCCAAGATTATTTCGTCGGTTTATTTCATTTGTTGTGCGGTGATATCCGGTTACCGTGGGAAAATTCACGACATTCTCTTCAATCACACTGGCCGTTCTGTTGCGATTGGAATAGAAGCCGGTGACCTGAATATTTTCTCCATATGTGGCGGCAACTCCACGAAATCCAATCGCTTCCTGGGCAGAAGTAAATGGCCGGATTCCACGCTCATTTTTGGAAACGCCGTTGGTTACATCCCGGCCTTTGCCAAAGGCGCCGCCGCTCCATAATAACAATCCCTGGCCGAAGGAAATACTGTAATCACCAATAACCAAATTCTGCAAATTACCAACGTCATTTACACCGATATGCCACGATGTATAATCAAAATCCGTTGGCCCGTTTAAGGTTTCTCCGGGATCTTTGTCTTGGGTGATATTTAGTGAAAGATGGTTGCTGGTATATCGAAATCGCTGGTAGTATTTGGCTGGGCTTCCGAGAAATCCGCCGAGCGAATCCGGACGAAGATAGCCCTCCTGTTCCTGGATGGTTTGTTGATACCGGGAATAACCTTCAAACCGGCCGTTATTTGTCCAATAATTTGGATTCAAGTATAAGTCCCTGCTCAATTCCAATCCGGTACCGGCTGTAATATATGGTCGAATTCTGCTGAGGGTAGCCGTTCCTAATCCGTCTACATCAACCAAATCGTCAACAGATGAGAAGGGAGCAATATTGGATCGATACTGAACAATACTTTGGGCAAGACGAAAGTTGAGCCCGGGAATCTGCATCAGGTCATCCACGGATGCACGATTGATGTTGATTGGATTCGTAGCAAGGTTTTCCAAAAAGTCGACGAGTTCTTCCATATCCAGATCAGATTCTTCCGGATCGATCTCTTCAATGGCTCGTTCCAGATCACGTTCTATTTGGGTTCGAACTGTATCGGCTTCCTGAGCAAATAATTGCCTGGGAAAAAGAATTCCGGATATAACAAGGCAAACAAAGCCAATCAGTACCGGAAAAAGAACTTCTCGAGTGAATATTTTTTTGCTGATCATGTCTCTCATTGAAAGCGAATTAAGACAGCAAGATGAATTGCCAACGATGTTTAAAAGGATATCCCGAAAATAGTCTCTCCGTGAATATATAAAATCAAAAGTCTAAAATCTGATGACTTTCTTAGATGCTACCTCATGTAGGTCATCCAGATCATGATATTTATTCTCAATGAATCAATTACTTACCCCAAATAAAGAGACACAAAGAAATTAAAAAGATTATACCTGTGACAAGTAGCACGGAAGATCTACTTTTTAAAAACAAGGATTCGTTTTGCACCACCTTGCTGTGGATAAGAATCTAAAACAATGCCATTTATTAACCAGCCACTTGCGATCTGACCCACTTTTAAATCCTCTTTGGGATAATAATAGACATTTCCGTTTTGTTTCAGGCTAAAGATCTCGGTGGTTTGGGTTAGTGTAAGACTGATTTTCTTACCTCCGGATTGAAGAGGTTCCTGAACGGATGGATTCTCTTCGATAAGAATTTCCAGGTATGAATCCTGTCCAGTATTCTTGTGTCCAATATGGGTAATTTTACCGGTAATAAATGGATCTTCTGCAAAGATTTTGATATCTGACTTATAGGGTCTTCCGCTGTCCGTTGTATTGCAAGAAATAAAAGTAATTGCCAGAAATGTGATTAAAAAAGTTTTCATCATCTTGAGAAAATTTAATTTCAGGTACTTATGAATACACATCAATCATGTTTGATGCCTACCTTGGCATCCGATCAAAATTTAACGGCCAAATCTAGCGCGGGACTTAAGCCCAGAGGATTATGCTGTTGAAGTGCAAAATTTACATCCCATCTGTTGGACTCATATCCAAAACCAAATGAGTACGTTTCCGGCTGGGTTGTGATACCGGCCCGAATAAAAAGTGATTGAATGACTTCAAACTGAACACCGCTTCGAAAGGAAAGAGGAAACATCACATCTTTCACAATTTCTGCTGTGACAAGAGCTTCTGGCGTAAGCAGATAACTTAAACCCGCAGCCAGTTCGCGGGGAAGCTCCTCATCGGTATCGCCATAAGAAGGTTGATTGAGATTGGTGGCACGTGCTCCAAACCAAAGATCATTTGTAATTTCAGCCGCCAGCCCTGCATCGAATCCGATTGCTCCTGCCGTGCCATAATCACCACCTTGATAAACATGGGTGTAAGAAACAGAAGCACCATAATGGAATCGGTCCAGGTTGTTTTTGTAGGCAAGCAGAAACCGGTTTTCACTGAAAAGGTTAAAACCATAGCGGTGAACCCCGGCTCCTAAAGTTCCCCAGTGGGTTTGGCTGACGAGATTTGCAGCCATATCTGTAATTTCAGCAATGCCCACATATCGGAAGCCATAAAAAGAAATACGGTTTTC
It encodes:
- a CDS encoding ComEA family DNA-binding protein, whose amino-acid sequence is MRDMISKKIFTREVLFPVLIGFVCLVISGILFPRQLFAQEADTVRTQIERDLERAIEEIDPEESDLDMEELVDFLENLATNPININRASVDDLMQIPGLNFRLAQSIVQYRSNIAPFSSVDDLVDVDGLGTATLSRIRPYITAGTGLELSRDLYLNPNYWTNNGRFEGYSRYQQTIQEQEGYLRPDSLGGFLGSPAKYYQRFRYTSNHLSLNITQDKDPGETLNGPTDFDYTSWHIGVNDVGNLQNLVIGDYSISFGQGLLLWSGGAFGKGRDVTNGVSKNERGIRPFTSAQEAIGFRGVAATYGENIQVTGFYSNRNRTASVIEENVVNFPTVTGYHRTTNEINRRNNLGQETFGGRIRAQVPIGFLGVSAFHNRFDQTIEAGTQPYQMYDFSGKKLSGYSADYRFLIQSVILFGEFAYTDNGGYGLLSGADFEVGNRTNLALSYRYYDKKLQSIFGAGFGEQSGTPENEEGFYIGIEHELTDQIQLAGYFDQFRFPAPRFLQSQPTSGYDWLGMIEYTPNPDLNMYLLFRSKTREEEYTTTDEFGREVRLLDDDLRSTVRFQAEYKVHPKIRLRTRFDLAKAQPPNSDTSWGYLVFQDIRYYAGEKLQIDVRVTMFDTDDYDSRVYQFENDLLYVLSNSMLFDQGQRMYILFNYEPTEWLELWMKLSTTIYEDRNIISSGLNEIKGNRRSDVGIQARVRF
- a CDS encoding YobA family protein, encoding MMKTFLITFLAITFISCNTTDSGRPYKSDIKIFAEDPFITGKITHIGHKNTGQDSYLEILIEENPSVQEPLQSGGKKISLTLTQTTEIFSLKQNGNVYYYPKEDLKVGQIASGWLINGIVLDSYPQQGGAKRILVFKK